In Planococcus versutus, the DNA window ATGGCTCAGCCTGTCATCCAGGGAAGTTTAGACGACTATTTAGACGCCCTGGAAGATGAGTGAAGACTTGTTGCCGGTTCAGCTCAGCAAATGAGCTGGAAAAGAGTTAAAAAAGATCAAGAAGTCCGACCAAGTCCTCTATCGGAAAATGGACGAAACCATTACGAGCATCCGTAAGGATCCGGCCATTGGCGAAGCGAAAAAAGGGGATTTAAAAGGCTATTCCTGTTTGAACCTTCATCAGAGATGCATCAATTATGAGCTGTGTTATGCTCTACAAGAAAATGAAGAGGGCGAACTGGTTCTGGTTGTATTGCTTGTGACACGCGAAAATTTTTATTTGGAATTAAAACGGTATCTAGGCAACTGATAAAAGCCATCCTAAGCAAAGGATGGCTTTTTGTTGGATTTTATTCAGCTTCAAAATAATTTTTTGAATGTAACTTAATACTAATTAAGTTACATTTAAAACCCAACTGCAGTAGCGAAGAGTGTCCATTAAAGATTAAGAAATAGATGAGCTCTTTGAAATATATCGGATTACATGGTACTTGAATACAAAAGGAGAGAAGAGGATCATCAACTGATCCTCTTCTCTCCTTTTGTATTCATAAACGTGTCTTTTTCCTGCTAAATTCACGTAGAAGGAATCAGTTTCGATTCCAACTTTTGGTTGTTGATTTGGTACACCTGGTCGCATAACAAGTCAATGTCTTCGCTGTTGTGACTGGTCATGATGATGGTTTTTCCGTTTTCCTTGAATTTCAACAATAACTGGCGGATGTTTTGGACACTTTCCGAATCCAACGCGTTGAAAGGCTCATCCAGTATAAGGACTTCCTGCTTTTCCATGATCGCTTGGGCCAAGGCAAGCTTTTGCTTCATTCCCAGAGAATAGTTTTTCACTTTCTGCGACGCATCTGCCTTTAATCCCACCGTTTCCATGGCTTCTTTTATTTCTGTTTCTCCGATCAGATTCTGAATGGCAGCCAATCTTTTCAGGTTTTCAAACCCCGTCTTATTCGCCAAATAGCCGGGGCGATCGATGACAATCCCAAAACCCTTGGGGAAATCAACGTTTTCAGTTCTGTACTCAGAATCAATTACGATGGTTCCGCTATCCGGTTTCAAAAATCCACAGATCAGTTTAAACAAAACCGATTTCCCGGAACCGTTCGGTCCGACAATTCCATGGATTTTCCCTTTGGCAAATGCCGCATTCGCGTTCTCAAACAAGGGAACGCCTTTAAAAGACTTGCTGATGTTCTTGACTTCAACGATCGACATGGCACTCAAACTCCTCAGTAAAATATATTTTTTCTCTTGTTGAAAATACATGCAATGATGCCAGCTCACCCAGAAGATAGACCCCTAAGATTCCCGTCCGGTAATAGATTTCGTTGGCTTCCCCAGTCAAACTTCCTAACGCATTCAACCCAAAAGGAACAGGGACCCCCTTGATGAATAAACGGAAGTCCACCTAAGATGAAAACAGCCAGGATAAGCACGCTATAAATGGGTTCTTTCCAGATGCACCTCACGATAAACGCCAAAAGGATGTAATTAAAAATCTGTAAAAATCCATTTACAAAATAGTGGTAACTCATCTCGATGACCGTAATCGGCACGTCGATGGAAAAGGTCATATTGACAGATTTCCCTTGTAAAACGCCAATGGCCAGAACGAGGGCAAAGAGGAAGAACAGGAATTTAAGCACCTTGCCGGCCATTCCCTTGAGCAGGTTCAGAAACCAGACGTTCATCGATTTATAACGGATGAGGAGATAATAAGCCTGACTGCTCAACTGTTGATTCATGAAATCTTGAAAGTAGAAAACAATCCCTAAGAAAACGAGACAAAAGAATAAATAACTCAGAAGAGTATACCCGGTTTCAGAGACGCCATAAAAACGGAGGTAAA includes these proteins:
- a CDS encoding type II toxin-antitoxin system RelE/ParE family toxin, which encodes MKKSDQVLYRKMDETITSIRKDPAIGEAKKGDLKGYSCLNLHQRCINYELCYALQENEEGELVLVVLLVTRENFYLELKRYLGN
- a CDS encoding ABC transporter ATP-binding protein, with protein sequence MSIVEVKNISKSFKGVPLFENANAAFAKGKIHGIVGPNGSGKSVLFKLICGFLKPDSGTIVIDSEYRTENVDFPKGFGIVIDRPGYLANKTGFENLKRLAAIQNLIGETEIKEAMETVGLKADASQKVKNYSLGMKQKLALAQAIMEKQEVLILDEPFNALDSESVQNIRQLLLKFKENGKTIIMTSHNSEDIDLLCDQVYQINNQKLESKLIPST